Part of the Equus caballus isolate H_3958 breed thoroughbred chromosome 5, TB-T2T, whole genome shotgun sequence genome is shown below.
AACTTGCATATTGTTACCTTGGGAAGAGGAATGTTCAGAGATTTTCTCACCCATATCCTGAAGTGGGCAGTGGGGCTTTGAGGTCCTGTGTTTAGGACTTTAACCAAACACCAAATAGTCAGTTAAGACTTTTAAATTATGAGGTTGCAGGCGAAATATTACAAAACAATGGTGTGGGCTTACCTTATGCACCTCATACATCCCATTCACAAATGTTCCTGGAGCTTGCAAGTACAGATGACTGATTTTAGGAGTTGCATTTGCATTTGCAATCAGACTTTTTGAGACCTCCATCTTTTGGTCAGCATTAACATCAGACACAGATAAGGCATTGTACACCTCCAGGTACCCATTGCATCCAACATAATCCGATATGGCAATGACTTTCTTTGGAATGAACTTCTCCTTTAGGCTGATATCAAAAACCTTCCCTTGGAAGAATTGGCTCTCAGTAGCTACTGTGGCATGAAACATCTTTCTCTCCCCTTTGCTGACAGCATATGC
Proteins encoded:
- the LOC138924070 gene encoding gamma-interferon-inducible protein 16-like, whose protein sequence is MVLKATEPFAYAVSKGERKMFHATVATESQFFQGKVFDISLKEKFIPKKVIAISDYVGCNGYLEVYNALSVSDVNADQKMEVSKSLIANANATPKISHLYLQAPGTFVNGMYEVHKKTVRNQFIYYEIKDNTGKIEVRMYGRLTQINCEEGNKLKLICFELALSENKWQLRSVIHSFIKVIKARKSKIPPLSPDSYMKTSLEFL